The Corynebacterium suranareeae genome window below encodes:
- the panC gene encoding pantoate--beta-alanine ligase, giving the protein MQVATTKKALIDALLHHTSVGLVPTMGALHSGHASLVKAARAENDTVVASIFVNPLQFEALGDCDDYRNYPRQLDADLALLEEAGVDIVFAPDVEEMYPGGLPLVWARTGSIGSKLEGASRPGHFDGVATVVAKLFNLVRPDRAYFGQKDAQQVAVIRRLVADLDIPVEIRPVPIIRGADGLAESSRNQRLSADERAQALVLPRVLSELQRRKAAGEALDIQGARDTLASADGVRLDHLEIVDPATLEPLEVEGPLTRPALVVAAIFVGPVRLIDNIEL; this is encoded by the coding sequence ATGCAGGTAGCAACCACTAAAAAGGCGCTTATCGACGCCCTCCTCCACCACACATCCGTCGGGCTTGTGCCAACCATGGGTGCACTACACAGCGGACATGCCTCGTTGGTTAAAGCGGCTCGTGCTGAAAACGACACTGTTGTCGCCAGTATTTTTGTTAATCCTTTACAGTTTGAAGCGCTTGGCGATTGCGATGATTACCGCAACTATCCCCGCCAGCTCGATGCCGACCTAGCACTCCTTGAAGAGGCTGGTGTCGATATTGTGTTCGCACCAGATGTAGAAGAAATGTACCCCGGTGGCTTGCCTTTAGTGTGGGCGCGCACCGGGTCTATTGGATCGAAACTTGAAGGTGCCAGCAGGCCTGGGCATTTTGATGGTGTAGCGACAGTCGTAGCGAAGCTGTTTAATTTGGTGCGTCCTGATCGCGCATATTTTGGACAAAAGGATGCTCAACAAGTTGCGGTGATTCGTCGTTTGGTTGCAGACCTGGACATTCCCGTGGAGATCCGCCCCGTTCCGATTATTCGTGGTGCCGATGGCTTAGCTGAATCCAGCCGCAATCAACGTCTCTCCGCAGATGAGCGTGCTCAAGCCCTGGTGTTGCCGCGTGTGTTGAGTGAGTTGCAGCGTCGAAAAGCAGCTGGTGAAGCACTAGATATCCAAGGCGCGCGCGACACCTTGGCCAGTGCCGACGGCGTGCGGTTGGATCACCTCGAAATCGTCGACCCCGCAACCTTAGAACCATTAGAAGTCGAGGGACCGCTCACCAGGCCGGCGTTGGTGGTCGCGGCAATCTTCGTAGGGCCGGTACGGTTGATCGACAATATCGAGCTCTAG
- a CDS encoding alpha/beta fold hydrolase, which translates to MNDATVISPDGTELSYFRKGTGPALVITHGSIADKSDWFPVIDRLADNFTCFVYDRRGRGGSIDTAEYSMSAEIADIKTMMELAGADAHLLGHSYGALCTLEYALRNSLGNGRLVLFEPPLPVDGPVAGDALPKYKDAIESGDPDAALGISLKEIVRVSDAEIAGLRQSPVWPRLCELAPTWTRELVEIDALGDDFSRFNVLETANVSVIRGTATSPMLFESATEVVDAVPGSRLYEIPEADHFAHLMVPDTFSENLKQALGD; encoded by the coding sequence ATGAATGACGCCACCGTTATTTCGCCAGATGGTACCGAATTGAGTTATTTCCGAAAGGGTACTGGCCCCGCTCTGGTCATCACCCACGGCAGCATTGCAGATAAATCTGATTGGTTTCCTGTAATTGATCGCCTAGCTGATAACTTCACCTGCTTTGTCTATGATCGGCGGGGTCGCGGTGGCAGCATCGACACTGCGGAATATTCAATGTCCGCCGAGATCGCAGACATCAAGACCATGATGGAACTCGCCGGCGCAGATGCGCATCTTTTGGGACACTCCTACGGTGCCTTGTGCACTTTGGAATATGCATTACGAAATTCTCTTGGCAACGGCAGATTGGTTTTATTCGAGCCACCCCTCCCAGTGGATGGTCCAGTTGCCGGAGATGCACTACCAAAATACAAAGATGCAATTGAATCAGGAGATCCGGATGCAGCGCTGGGGATCTCTCTGAAAGAGATCGTGCGCGTATCTGATGCTGAAATTGCTGGTCTACGACAGTCTCCTGTTTGGCCACGACTGTGCGAACTGGCGCCAACATGGACTCGTGAACTAGTAGAAATTGACGCCTTAGGTGATGATTTCTCTCGTTTTAATGTGCTTGAGACCGCGAATGTTTCTGTCATCCGTGGCACGGCAACCTCGCCGATGCTCTTTGAATCTGCAACTGAAGTTGTTGATGCAGTTCCAGGATCACGACTTTATGAAATTCCTGAGGCCGATCACTTCGCGCACCTTATGGTTCCGGATACTTTCTCGGAAAATTTGAAACAAGCGCTCGGTGATTAA
- a CDS encoding carbon-nitrogen hydrolase family protein produces the protein MKIALAQINTDDNVEQNLEKVAGFVERSSISGARLVVFPEATMTALGTNLVSACKNYGSSWRASVASLAKQFGITIVIGEFEEAADGRVRNLAGIYFPDGTRSEYAKIHLFDAFGNKESDEVEPGTTPTVVEVDGVKVGVAICYDIRFPKLFAELSRSGAEVIVAPTSWGAGPGKIEQWETLARSRALDSNSFVVALGQADPAVTGVKAAASSPTGIGHSLVSDPFGHAVIELGKEESLEIVELDLELVQRAQQTIPILENARLGY, from the coding sequence TTGAAAATTGCACTTGCCCAAATAAATACAGACGATAACGTTGAACAAAATCTGGAGAAAGTCGCTGGCTTTGTCGAGCGAAGCTCAATAAGTGGCGCGAGGTTGGTTGTTTTTCCAGAAGCAACGATGACCGCCTTGGGGACTAATTTGGTTAGCGCCTGTAAAAACTATGGTTCTAGTTGGCGTGCATCTGTGGCGTCACTTGCCAAGCAGTTTGGCATCACGATTGTTATCGGAGAATTTGAAGAAGCCGCTGATGGCCGGGTTCGAAATTTGGCAGGTATCTACTTCCCAGATGGAACACGATCCGAGTATGCAAAGATTCATCTTTTTGATGCGTTCGGCAACAAAGAATCAGATGAAGTAGAACCTGGTACAACTCCCACAGTGGTAGAAGTTGATGGGGTTAAGGTTGGCGTGGCCATTTGTTACGACATCCGTTTTCCTAAACTATTCGCGGAATTATCGAGATCCGGCGCAGAAGTTATAGTTGCTCCCACATCTTGGGGAGCAGGTCCGGGAAAAATTGAGCAATGGGAAACCCTAGCCCGGAGCCGAGCATTAGACAGTAATAGTTTTGTTGTTGCGTTGGGGCAAGCTGATCCTGCCGTGACAGGAGTGAAAGCAGCTGCAAGCTCTCCCACCGGAATTGGGCACAGTTTAGTTTCGGATCCATTCGGACATGCAGTAATTGAGCTAGGAAAGGAAGAGTCTCTCGAGATCGTTGAACTTGACCTTGAACTTGTTCAGCGTGCTCAACAGACAATTCCCATTCTTGAAAATGCTCGGCTTGGGTACTAG
- a CDS encoding DUF2848 domain-containing protein, whose translation MSSHPGNPVLEFELPDGSTTTVTVKRLFNAGYAGKDQKEVRAHIEELAELGVPAPTTTPALYPVSPYLAQQTNHVQVQHNETSGEAEWALMIDDQGRELLTVACDHTDRKLETFGVAWSKNASPDVLGKKAWPLSDIAHRLDEVILKAWVGQDKTTIQEAPVSALLEPEYWLDVLEQRGERLPGTVLMSGTITMKPGVDQFSENWGVSLNDVQLGTISAEYQVSLMPAPIG comes from the coding sequence ATGTCCTCACACCCAGGCAACCCTGTACTCGAATTTGAATTGCCCGATGGCTCTACCACTACCGTTACGGTGAAACGCCTATTTAACGCTGGATACGCTGGCAAAGATCAAAAAGAAGTCCGGGCCCACATCGAAGAACTTGCAGAACTAGGCGTTCCTGCCCCCACCACTACCCCCGCACTCTATCCAGTATCCCCTTACCTAGCGCAACAAACTAACCACGTGCAGGTGCAACACAACGAAACTTCTGGCGAGGCAGAGTGGGCACTCATGATTGATGACCAAGGAAGAGAGCTGCTCACCGTTGCCTGCGATCACACCGACCGCAAACTAGAAACATTCGGAGTCGCATGGTCTAAAAATGCCTCGCCAGACGTTCTCGGGAAAAAGGCTTGGCCACTATCAGACATCGCTCACCGGCTGGACGAAGTAATCCTAAAAGCTTGGGTAGGGCAAGACAAAACCACCATCCAAGAAGCTCCAGTAAGTGCACTTCTCGAGCCAGAGTACTGGCTCGATGTTCTCGAACAACGCGGAGAACGTCTTCCTGGCACCGTACTTATGTCTGGAACAATCACCATGAAGCCAGGTGTTGATCAGTTCTCTGAAAACTGGGGAGTCTCACTCAACGATGTTCAACTGGGAACAATCAGTGCTGAATATCAAGTCAGCCTCATGCCTGCCCCAATTGGATAA
- a CDS encoding HAD family hydrolase yields MAKTRTFLFDLYGVLIKEHGSAQFERVARAVGEPSKNDKLHEAYESLRLDLDAGRVSEVNYWNQVKLLAGLEYLDIQEVIAADYKGLYECDQDMVDYVLSLKAKGHRIGILSNIPEGLAKMLKEHNSTWLDRLDAVVLSCDIGAAKPEPKSFHVALEALGEKAEDVTFIDDRLRNIEAAREEGLNTIHFTGLDSLKESIQE; encoded by the coding sequence ATGGCAAAGACTCGTACTTTTCTCTTTGATCTTTATGGTGTGCTCATCAAGGAACATGGTTCTGCACAATTTGAGCGGGTAGCTCGGGCGGTGGGTGAGCCGTCCAAGAACGATAAGTTGCATGAGGCTTATGAGTCGCTTCGCTTGGATCTTGATGCGGGTCGTGTGAGCGAGGTGAATTATTGGAATCAGGTAAAGCTGTTGGCGGGTTTGGAGTATTTGGATATCCAAGAGGTCATCGCTGCTGATTACAAGGGTTTGTATGAGTGCGATCAGGACATGGTTGATTATGTGTTGTCGTTGAAGGCAAAAGGCCACCGCATTGGAATTTTATCTAATATTCCAGAAGGGTTGGCCAAGATGTTGAAGGAGCACAATTCAACGTGGCTTGATCGGCTGGATGCGGTGGTTTTGTCGTGCGATATTGGGGCGGCGAAGCCGGAGCCGAAGTCTTTCCATGTAGCCCTTGAGGCTCTTGGTGAAAAGGCTGAGGATGTGACTTTTATTGATGATCGCCTGCGCAACATTGAGGCAGCGCGCGAAGAAGGTCTCAACACAATTCACTTCACTGGCTTAGATTCCTTAAAAGAAAGCATCCAGGAATGA
- a CDS encoding GntR family transcriptional regulator produces the protein MKPAPRATSQRRAYDYLCTKVLVDPSRQGQFLNEQELAEEIGVSRTPIREALRTLASEGLVEQIANRGTFVPVITKKQILDVMELRDLLEHHAASMSISKGKPPIDQMRATLRQQEEILKDPQATDSIEFIRLDREFHFHLLKACDNDEIIQTYDRLRVRQRAMGVQALYAVSRWREVCEEHEQIVNALESGDLEQVNRTISKHLEMTTAVLLADLPN, from the coding sequence ATGAAACCCGCTCCTCGAGCCACCAGCCAGCGTCGCGCCTACGACTACTTATGCACCAAAGTTCTTGTTGATCCCTCCAGGCAAGGACAATTCCTTAATGAACAGGAACTCGCTGAAGAAATTGGTGTATCCAGAACTCCCATTCGGGAAGCACTACGAACGCTCGCTTCCGAAGGACTGGTCGAGCAAATAGCCAATCGAGGAACTTTTGTTCCTGTGATTACTAAAAAGCAAATCCTAGATGTGATGGAACTGCGAGACCTTCTCGAGCACCACGCAGCGTCAATGAGCATTTCCAAGGGCAAACCTCCCATTGATCAAATGAGAGCAACACTGCGCCAGCAAGAAGAAATACTCAAAGATCCTCAAGCCACCGACTCCATTGAATTCATCAGACTTGATCGAGAGTTTCACTTTCACCTCTTGAAAGCTTGTGACAACGATGAAATCATCCAAACTTATGACCGCCTCCGAGTTCGGCAAAGAGCCATGGGTGTTCAAGCACTTTATGCCGTATCTCGCTGGCGGGAAGTATGTGAAGAGCACGAGCAAATTGTGAATGCATTAGAGTCAGGAGATTTAGAACAAGTTAACCGAACAATCTCCAAACACTTGGAAATGACCACTGCTGTTCTGCTCGCAGATCTCCCCAACTAA
- a CDS encoding helix-turn-helix domain-containing protein translates to MSHLQDNELASTAATAREALQKINRVLRNTSTNKDVKVAVEDSDEVIRLPREVATVLREILVNSAAGRSVGVMPMRAELTTQQAANLLNVSRPHVIKLMDDGILPGHKVGTHRRIYAADVQAYKHQRDIDTRTAADDLTALTEEIGLYE, encoded by the coding sequence ATGTCACACTTACAGGACAATGAACTCGCCAGCACGGCGGCAACAGCCCGTGAGGCTTTACAGAAAATCAACCGCGTCCTGAGAAATACATCTACCAACAAAGACGTCAAGGTCGCGGTGGAGGACTCTGATGAGGTCATCCGTCTACCCCGGGAGGTGGCCACTGTACTCCGGGAGATCCTGGTTAATTCAGCCGCCGGCAGATCAGTAGGCGTGATGCCCATGCGGGCCGAGCTGACCACTCAGCAAGCAGCTAACCTGCTTAATGTTTCTCGTCCGCATGTCATTAAATTGATGGATGACGGCATCTTGCCTGGACATAAGGTTGGCACTCATCGACGCATCTATGCGGCTGACGTGCAGGCCTACAAACACCAACGAGATATTGACACCCGCACAGCTGCAGACGATCTCACTGCCCTTACCGAGGAGATTGGGCTTTACGAGTGA
- a CDS encoding alpha/beta hydrolase: MFLHPDAQFYIDTLPTLSAEEQVNFGKDAVGAGVNATHVAVDQDIAGVPVRVYRPLEAGAGVLPCLVYFHGGGWSGGNLDMIDATVRSLVVGLPIIAISVDYRLAPAHPFPAAIDDAFAVVNAVLGGASGLEIDTFRVAIGGDSAGGNIAAVTAQQLRKRVVDSAVSLGVGSMLGPGVEPGVGSMLGSGVEPGLGFALAPSLAHQVLIYPVTDVSTTTTPSYLKFGQDCYLTKEAMERYINQYAGEHDRTDPRLSPLLASDLNDLPPTTIVYGECDVLAHEVQAYGQALLEAGNSVTMAEFKGQIHAFINLGGINADARAARRFIRAELEAALC, from the coding sequence ATGTTCCTTCATCCAGATGCCCAATTTTATATCGACACTTTGCCCACGCTCAGTGCGGAAGAGCAGGTAAATTTCGGTAAAGACGCTGTTGGCGCTGGGGTTAATGCAACTCATGTGGCAGTAGATCAAGATATCGCTGGGGTGCCGGTGAGGGTGTATAGGCCGCTGGAGGCTGGGGCCGGTGTTTTGCCGTGCTTGGTGTACTTTCACGGTGGAGGCTGGTCCGGCGGCAACTTGGACATGATCGATGCCACGGTTCGCTCATTAGTAGTCGGCTTGCCGATCATCGCCATCAGCGTGGACTACCGGCTTGCACCCGCTCACCCTTTTCCAGCAGCTATCGACGATGCGTTTGCGGTGGTCAACGCTGTGTTGGGTGGGGCGTCCGGACTAGAAATTGATACTTTCCGCGTGGCAATTGGTGGAGATAGCGCCGGCGGAAACATTGCGGCGGTAACTGCTCAACAACTGCGGAAACGTGTTGTGGATTCTGCTGTTTCGCTTGGGGTGGGGTCTATGTTGGGACCTGGGGTGGAGCCTGGGGTGGGGTCTATGTTGGGATCTGGGGTGGAGCCTGGGTTGGGGTTTGCATTGGCTCCTTCGTTGGCTCACCAGGTTCTTATCTATCCCGTGACTGATGTTTCCACAACAACGACACCCAGCTACCTCAAATTTGGCCAAGATTGCTACCTGACTAAAGAGGCGATGGAACGCTACATCAACCAATATGCAGGTGAACATGACCGCACCGACCCACGGCTTTCACCACTACTTGCTTCTGACCTGAACGACCTACCTCCAACCACCATTGTGTACGGGGAATGCGACGTCTTAGCCCATGAAGTGCAAGCCTACGGGCAAGCTCTACTAGAGGCTGGAAACTCCGTGACGATGGCCGAATTCAAAGGACAGATCCATGCTTTTATTAACCTCGGAGGAATAAACGCCGACGCCAGGGCTGCTCGACGGTTTATCCGCGCAGAATTGGAAGCTGCGCTTTGTTAA
- a CDS encoding PIN domain-containing protein has protein sequence MSGFTVIYDANVLYPNMLRDILIRLAGTGIYQARWTEDILDEVFRNLQANRPDLDPSKLRRTRELMCRAVDDCLVTGYEDLIQSLSLPDPEDRHVLAAAIRCGAQVIVTENARDFPQDVMERYGIEIQGADEFLCDQIDLYGTRVHQAVTYAAAAFKNPPRTIDDVLDALAIAGAPSAADSDDRLPCL, from the coding sequence GTGAGTGGTTTTACCGTTATCTACGACGCCAACGTCTTGTATCCCAATATGTTACGCGACATCCTAATCCGACTGGCAGGTACGGGCATTTACCAAGCCCGGTGGACCGAGGACATCTTGGATGAGGTCTTTCGCAACCTCCAGGCCAACCGACCAGATCTTGACCCCAGTAAGCTGCGCCGAACCCGGGAGTTGATGTGTCGGGCTGTGGATGACTGCCTGGTGACTGGGTATGAAGATTTAATTCAGTCATTGTCTTTGCCTGATCCTGAGGACCGTCATGTTCTTGCTGCTGCCATTAGATGTGGCGCCCAGGTGATTGTCACCGAAAATGCGCGGGATTTTCCTCAGGACGTGATGGAGCGATACGGCATCGAGATCCAGGGTGCTGATGAGTTTTTATGCGATCAGATTGATCTGTACGGTACTCGTGTCCATCAGGCTGTTACCTATGCCGCGGCAGCGTTTAAGAATCCGCCCAGGACCATTGACGATGTGCTTGATGCACTGGCTATAGCGGGAGCCCCGTCTGCGGCGGACTCCGACGATAGATTACCCTGCCTATGA
- a CDS encoding Fic family protein produces MKYKTLQKEFHSSSSSSKTYAEDLYQQRFNSEDAVHYPFVLHNDPLFYILTPEIRELTAQLNTHNSKFRNSWNKLPDQTTEEILQKLVIHEVIATNEIEGITTTQTSITDSLKATNTHGISYHYGKLAHHNAIIPQTPSDLRTFYDLFMHNELAPDQKLDGELFRKHPVQIVDGNHKTVHSGFFPEVKIIDGIHTSLDLLNTGNLIDALVSHFMFETVHPFYDGNGRVGRFLLSMRLSELLSPAVALTLSSSINRNVSKYYKAFQNVEHPLNRSDCTPFVIFLLEILLAGQLAGQQELENLIKHHP; encoded by the coding sequence ATGAAGTACAAAACTCTCCAAAAGGAATTCCACTCCTCCTCTTCCTCAAGCAAAACCTATGCGGAGGATCTCTACCAACAACGGTTCAATTCAGAAGATGCGGTCCACTACCCTTTCGTACTTCACAACGATCCTCTGTTTTACATCCTTACGCCAGAGATCCGGGAACTAACTGCACAACTAAATACGCACAACTCTAAATTTCGAAACAGCTGGAATAAACTTCCCGATCAAACAACTGAAGAAATTCTGCAGAAACTTGTCATTCACGAGGTCATCGCAACAAATGAAATTGAAGGAATTACAACAACTCAAACAAGCATCACTGATTCATTAAAAGCCACCAATACTCATGGAATTTCCTACCACTACGGAAAACTCGCACACCACAACGCGATAATTCCTCAAACACCATCTGATCTGCGTACTTTCTATGACCTTTTCATGCACAACGAGTTGGCACCTGATCAAAAACTAGATGGTGAGCTTTTCCGAAAACACCCTGTTCAGATTGTGGATGGCAACCATAAAACTGTTCACTCTGGTTTCTTTCCCGAAGTCAAAATCATTGATGGTATCCACACAAGCCTTGATCTTTTAAACACCGGAAATCTCATCGATGCACTTGTTTCGCATTTCATGTTTGAGACAGTGCACCCTTTTTATGACGGCAACGGCAGGGTTGGTCGGTTCCTCCTCAGCATGCGCTTGTCCGAACTGCTCTCCCCTGCCGTTGCACTGACATTGTCGAGCTCCATAAATCGGAATGTCAGCAAGTACTACAAGGCGTTTCAAAATGTTGAGCATCCGCTCAACCGCAGTGATTGCACTCCTTTTGTCATTTTCTTGTTGGAAATTCTGCTCGCAGGACAACTCGCAGGACAACAAGAATTGGAGAACTTAATCAAGCACCACCCCTAA
- a CDS encoding type II toxin-antitoxin system RelE family toxin, translated as MRIALFNYLQTFFGGEDVYRLRMGSYRIIYDTRVGELVILVLSLGHRNDIYWKRSFTLQNQFAQQCSKFKIAEHDVSFQLRLGPCRYCYYP; from the coding sequence ATCAGAATCGCGCTATTCAATTACCTACAAACCTTCTTCGGTGGAGAAGATGTATACCGTTTGAGGATGGGCTCCTACCGAATAATCTACGACACTAGAGTCGGTGAGCTGGTTATCCTGGTCTTAAGTCTCGGACACCGCAACGATATCTACTGGAAACGCTCATTCACACTACAAAATCAATTCGCGCAGCAGTGCTCAAAATTCAAGATAGCTGAACATGACGTTAGCTTTCAGCTCCGCCTTGGACCTTGTCGATATTGCTACTATCCTTAA
- a CDS encoding MFS transporter, whose protein sequence is MSNITKPAPGLESVTKKDLYKAFAASLSGTSLEWYDFAVYSAASALVLGQLFFPAEDPYTATIAAFSTYAVGYISRPIGGVFFGRLGDKVGRKKVLVYTLLLIGIATFIIGVLPTYQDVGIIAPILLVSLRFAQGIGVGGEWGGAVLLSSEFGDPHKRGFWASAAQVGPPVGNLMANGMLALLTFTLSAEQFLSWGWRIAFLVSLILVAFGLWIRLKLEDTPIFQALQESGDRSEKPVTEIFTTQRRQLLSAILSRLGPDVFYALYTVFILTYGVQRLGLDRSTVLSAVLIGSATQIFTIPLAGWLSDIVNRRVLYAAGAVAAAAWSYIMFTFLDPSNFGTIAFSMVVAGTCHSFMFGPQAAFVIEQFEPRLRYTGSSLAYTIGGVFGGAIAPLMFTVVAGPEINFLPVSIYVTVACLLTLVGLFIGRNSVPQEDLDYIDKLHGARVHL, encoded by the coding sequence ATGTCTAATATCACTAAGCCTGCGCCAGGATTGGAATCCGTCACTAAGAAAGATCTGTATAAAGCTTTCGCAGCATCATTGTCCGGTACTTCACTAGAGTGGTACGACTTCGCGGTTTATTCTGCAGCTTCTGCGCTTGTATTGGGACAGCTCTTTTTCCCTGCTGAAGATCCCTACACAGCTACAATCGCCGCGTTTTCTACGTATGCAGTCGGCTATATTTCCCGCCCTATCGGAGGAGTTTTCTTCGGCCGATTGGGGGATAAAGTCGGCCGCAAGAAGGTTCTTGTTTACACACTGCTTTTAATTGGTATTGCAACATTTATTATCGGAGTGTTGCCCACCTACCAAGATGTCGGAATCATCGCCCCGATCTTGCTGGTATCGCTACGTTTCGCCCAAGGCATCGGCGTTGGTGGTGAATGGGGTGGAGCGGTTCTTTTATCAAGTGAATTTGGTGACCCACACAAACGAGGCTTTTGGGCATCTGCTGCTCAGGTAGGACCACCGGTGGGCAACTTGATGGCTAATGGCATGCTTGCACTGCTCACTTTTACATTGTCTGCTGAACAGTTTTTGAGCTGGGGCTGGCGAATTGCGTTTCTAGTTTCGCTAATTCTCGTTGCTTTTGGTCTGTGGATCCGACTTAAACTGGAAGATACTCCTATATTTCAAGCTTTGCAGGAAAGCGGTGACCGCTCAGAAAAACCTGTTACTGAAATATTTACCACTCAGCGACGTCAGTTACTTTCTGCAATCCTCTCACGCTTGGGACCTGACGTATTCTATGCTCTTTATACGGTTTTCATACTCACCTATGGAGTGCAGAGGCTTGGTTTAGATCGAAGTACTGTCTTGAGCGCTGTTCTTATCGGTTCAGCTACGCAGATATTCACTATTCCACTTGCAGGTTGGCTTTCAGACATTGTTAATCGTCGCGTTCTGTACGCTGCCGGTGCGGTGGCTGCTGCAGCGTGGTCCTACATAATGTTTACGTTCTTGGATCCATCTAATTTTGGAACAATTGCATTTTCAATGGTGGTTGCAGGTACTTGTCACTCATTTATGTTTGGCCCTCAAGCAGCGTTTGTGATTGAACAGTTTGAACCTAGACTCCGCTACACAGGTTCGTCCCTCGCCTACACAATTGGCGGCGTTTTTGGTGGTGCCATTGCACCGCTAATGTTCACTGTTGTTGCAGGTCCTGAAATTAACTTCTTACCAGTTTCCATTTACGTTACTGTTGCTTGCCTTCTGACTCTTGTGGGACTTTTTATCGGAAGAAACTCAGTGCCACAAGAGGACTTGGATTATATCGACAAGCTGCACGGTGCGAGGGTTCATCTGTGA
- a CDS encoding DNA-3-methyladenine glycosylase — MPIDFLQSADIVAPQLLGCTLTHAGVGIRITEVEAYLGSTDEAAHTYRGKTPRNAAMFGPGGHMYVYISYGIHRAGNIVCGPEGTGQGVLLRAGEVVSGISIAQSRRGENIPHARLAQGPGNLGQALGLEISDNHSSVFGPSFLITDRLEVPEVVRGPRIGISKNTEALLRFWIPNDPTVSGRRGYPKM; from the coding sequence ATGCCCATCGACTTCCTTCAATCTGCCGATATTGTTGCTCCACAGCTTCTAGGCTGCACACTCACCCATGCCGGTGTTGGTATCCGGATTACTGAAGTTGAAGCCTATTTAGGTTCGACCGACGAAGCTGCACATACTTACCGAGGTAAAACCCCAAGAAATGCAGCGATGTTTGGTCCCGGTGGACACATGTATGTCTATATCTCATACGGCATCCATCGGGCAGGAAATATTGTGTGCGGGCCAGAAGGAACAGGCCAAGGAGTACTGCTTCGCGCAGGAGAAGTAGTGTCCGGCATATCCATTGCTCAAAGTCGTCGAGGGGAAAACATTCCACATGCACGCCTTGCCCAAGGTCCGGGAAACTTGGGGCAAGCTTTAGGTTTAGAAATCAGTGATAATCATTCTTCAGTTTTTGGCCCTTCATTTCTTATCACTGACCGGTTAGAAGTACCTGAAGTTGTCCGAGGCCCTCGTATTGGAATTAGTAAAAACACCGAAGCTCTTCTACGGTTCTGGATTCCTAATGATCCAACAGTAAGCGGGCGCCGAGGTTATCCGAAAATGTAG
- the panB gene encoding 3-methyl-2-oxobutanoate hydroxymethyltransferase, producing MSGIDAKKIRTRHFREAKANGQKVSVLTSYDALSARIFDEAGVDMLLVGDSAANVVLGRDTTLSITLDEMIVLAKAVTIAAKRAFVVVDLPFGTYEVSPNQAVESAIRIMRETGAAAVKVEGGVEIAQTIRRIVDAGIPVVGHIGYTPQSEHSLGGHVVQGRGASSGKLIADARAVEQAGAFAVVLEMVPAEAAREVTQDLSITTIGIGAGNGTDGQVLVWQDAFGLNRGKKPRFVREYATLGDSLHDAAQAYIADIHAGTFPGEAESF from the coding sequence ATGTCAGGCATTGATGCAAAGAAAATCCGCACCCGTCATTTCCGTGAAGCTAAAGCAAACGGCCAGAAAGTTTCGGTTCTCACCAGCTATGATGCGCTGTCGGCGCGCATTTTTGATGAGGCTGGCGTCGATATGCTCCTTGTTGGTGATTCCGCCGCCAACGTTGTTTTGGGCCGCGACACCACGCTGTCGATCACGTTGGATGAGATGATTGTGCTGGCCAAGGCAGTAACGATCGCCGCTAAGCGTGCGTTTGTAGTGGTTGATCTGCCGTTTGGCACTTATGAGGTGAGCCCGAATCAGGCGGTGGAGTCCGCGATCCGCATCATGCGTGAAACCGGTGCGGCTGCAGTGAAAGTCGAGGGTGGCGTAGAGATCGCGCAGACGATTCGCCGCATTGTTGACGCAGGTATTCCGGTCGTCGGCCACATTGGTTACACCCCGCAGTCCGAGCATTCCCTGGGTGGGCATGTGGTTCAGGGTCGTGGCGCGAGCTCTGGAAAGCTCATCGCCGATGCCCGCGCCGTGGAGCAGGCGGGTGCGTTTGCGGTTGTGTTGGAGATGGTTCCGGCAGAGGCCGCGCGTGAAGTTACGCAGGATTTGTCCATCACCACTATCGGAATCGGTGCCGGCAATGGCACAGATGGGCAGGTTTTGGTGTGGCAGGATGCCTTCGGCCTCAACCGCGGCAAGAAGCCACGCTTCGTCCGCGAATACGCCACCTTGGGCGATTCCTTGCACGACGCCGCGCAGGCCTACATCGCCGATATCCACGCGGGCACCTTCCCAGGCGAGGCGGAGTCCTTTTAA